Below is a genomic region from Flammeovirgaceae bacterium SG7u.111.
AACAATTCAGCTAACTGGAATAGTTTGTCAATTGTTATTGATGTCTTACCTGATTCGATTTTTTGATAAGATGCTTGTGAGGCGAACCCAAGTTTAATTGCCGTATCTGCGATAGTCCATCCTTTCTCTAACCTTAGAGACTTTATTTTTTTTAGTACCTCATTCATAAATGTAAATATAATTTCTCAAAAGGATTTTTTTATAAAACTGAAAGCCAAAGAGTTATAAAAATCCAAAACAGAAATTAAATATCTCATTAGGATATATAGTTTCTTATAAGTATTTTTACTCAACAAAAAAATAAATTCCAAACAAAACCAGAAACCTATGGATTTCTCAGAAGCATTTCTCCAAGAAAAGGGGCTTTTCACCCGGGAGCAGGTAATGACAATGCTTGGTATCACCAACTATGGATGGTATAAACTTGTGAACGAGGGGCTACCTGTTATCAAGCTTACCTCCAAAGCACAATTCGTAAAACGAGATGACCTTGAGTCGCACCTAGAAAAAATGTACTCAAAGAAATCGGCATAAAAAAAGCAGATGGCGGCTACCATCTGCTTTTTGTTTTGCTGTTTTCCCAAACTCTAAACTGGTAAAAACATGTCCAAAGATACCAAATTCTCCCCAAACGGGCAAGCTGTGCCCCCATAAAGCAAATACCCCCATATAGTACGATCTTTTCCGCCTAGGCCACGCTAGCAACCGAAGCGGAAACAAACATACCCGATAACAGGTCTCTGAATATCGGGACAGGTTTCTATTGCCTTTTCGGAAAGGCTTTTTTTAGCGGGCTTTAAGTAGTTACCGTTTAAGAAAACTTTGCTCCGCAAAGTAATCGTACTGATTACGTGCTTTTTATAAGTTTCTTCATTTCATATTTCTAACATTTCAAAATTTAACCGTACGATGAAAAATCAATTTTCCGACAGGATTTTCGTGCCCAGCGGAAGCACTTTTATGCATGAATTTTATTTTGACCCTCTTAAAAACGAGGGCAAGGACGCCAACATGAACGGTTACAGCCGAAGGGATGGCTCGATAGAGCCCATGGACAAGACCGGAGTACTCCGAAACATGGTAGCTAGAATATTGGACAGGTATCTCCCAAAAATGGCGGTCATGGAGGTTTACCAAAAAAATGACCTGTCCCAAGGAACTTTTGAAAACAACCGAACTCTACTGTTTACCATATATCCTACTGGAATCCAACTAAACTGCACTGGCCATAAGACCGTGGGCGAGCTGAAAGAGTTTCTTGATAAGCTCAACCATAAATTGAAGACTGGTGACCATAACATCTTAGACTTGATGGAGAGCTTGAAAAGGAGGAAAAGGGCGAAAATCTATCAGTCCTACATTTTCTCAAACTCCTTTAAAACGCTTGACGAACTGGAGAGGCATTGCCAAGCGGAAAAACTCCAAGGCATCGACGCTTCATTGATAGAAGAGTTTAAAAGCCACTATATCAAAATGTATTTCGCTGCATAACCACTTTAATTACAAACCAAAAAGGCATGGACAACCCCCACATAAAAAAAGCCCCAGTGCTGGCACACCGGGGCTCGTTAGGAGGGACAAGTCCATGCCCCAACAATTATCAAGATGGCAAATATTACAAAAATCTACAGGGAAATCCTATCACGAAAGGATTTCCAAAAGGAAATTGACGGGGCCAGGGAGCAGTTCCGCTTCCGCCCTTTCATAGAAGAATACCGTCCGCTGAAGCTCTTCGCCCGTTGGGGCAGGTGGCTCTTGGCACTTTTCAGCATCGCAACGGGCCTCGGTTTCCTGTTCTACTCATTGGCGGGGGCTCTCCCCTACTGGGTCGCTTTCCCCATCGCCCTTTCTGTCTTGCTCTTCATCGAGTTGCTAAAGAACTCCTCGGTGGGCATCAGCGCAAGGGGCTATTACCTCAACGGGAAATTCCCCTTGGTCTCTTTGCTGGCTGCGCTGGCTTTTAGCCTCTCGGTGTTCCTGAGTCTCAACGGTGTCCAGTCGCTTTTTGAGCGGCACAGTTCCACGGTTTCCAGTTTTGAGGAGGCACACCTCGCCCAGTCCGATAGCATCGCCAAAGCATATGAAGCCAAACTGGAAAAGCTGGAGATGGAAAAGGTCGGGTTTGAGGAGTCCGTGAGCTGGTTGGGCAAGATTGATGTCAGTAACAAGGACGTCTCGGCAACGCTGGGCAGCTTTACCAGCAGGCGGGAAAGGCTGGAAAAGGAGAAAACAGATAAGCTGGCTGGCTTGGAAAAAGAATACGAGACAGGAAAAACCAAAGCTTTAGAGGAAAGCGAGCTGAACCTCTGGCTGTGGGTATCGCTCTCGGCATTTGTAGAAGCCGCCATCCTCGCCTGCCTCTGGTTCTTGGTCTATTACGCCTACCGTGTACAGTCCGAGTCGGAGCTGTTCCTTGCCGAGAGCCAAAAATGGTGGATCGGCATCAACGACCTGAAGGGCTTTGCCGATGCCTTCCTGGCCAATGCGGGAAACCTCTTTGCCTACCCCACGGGCACGGTGGACAGCCCTTCACGGATCGGGTTTGCACAGGGTGCAAAAAAGAAAGAAGATGGAGACGAAAAACCCGAGAACACCCTATTTAAAGAGGGGTTTAAAGGGGTGCAAGACGTGGAAAAAGAACGGGAGGAACTAAGGGCTTTCTTGGCGAAATACCCCGAGGTGGTAAAGTGCATAGAAGAGGGCGTAAGCACCAACCAGACCTCCAAGGTCTGTGG
It encodes:
- a CDS encoding helix-turn-helix domain-containing protein, whose protein sequence is MAGALPYWVAFPIALSVLLFIELLKNSSVGISARGYYLNGKFPLVSLLAALAFSLSVFLSLNGVQSLFERHSSTVSSFEEAHLAQSDSIAKAYEAKLEKLEMEKVGFEESVSWLGKIDVSNKDVSATLGSFTSRRERLEKEKTDKLAGLEKEYETGKTKALEESELNLWLWVSLSAFVEAAILACLWFLVYYAYRVQSESELFLAESQKWWIGINDLKGFADAFLANAGNLFAYPTGTVDSPSRIGFAQGAKKKEDGDEKPENTLFKEGFKGVQDVEKEREELRAFLAKYPEVVKCIEEGVSTNQTSKVCGVSTSTVHNVKRCLRTLKSYK